From Vigna unguiculata cultivar IT97K-499-35 chromosome 5, ASM411807v1, whole genome shotgun sequence, the proteins below share one genomic window:
- the LOC114184668 gene encoding uncharacterized protein LOC114184668, with translation MEKYFPASAKHEREAEFLTFQQGNLTVQAYTDKFEYLARFYTPTIIEEWRCQKYEGGLKHELRRFIVPFRIKEFPVLVEQAKAVKQLEMGPNKGARPQKTTSDLRQQKKPYDRPHRSARKLQCYNCGGEHYQRDCPKPSGSSSGGGGSTCKCYVCDQTGHFARHCPNKKLAGGAPAKKPVGDRPRAPGRVFALTTTEVAQPGNLVQTTCLLFNHEVVVLYDSGATHSFVSNECVRRIGLVMRELACKLIVATPTSGEVSTTFVCVGCPIEVAGRRFKVNLICLPMEGLDVILGMDWLASNHVVIDCGQRRVVFPDAEGLELISSNQAEKEIEAGATCFMIVAQMEKKSTAEKISLIPVVDEYADVFPNEIPELPPSRDVDFTIDLIPGAGPVFMAPYRMAPAELAELKK, from the coding sequence ATGGAGAAATACTTTCCAGCTAGTGCCAAGCATGAGAGGGAGGCAGAATTCCTCACGTTCCAACAGGGGAACCTGACTGTGCAGGCATACACAGACAAATTCGAGTATTTGGCCAGGTTCTACACACCTACTATTATCGAGGAGTGGAGATGTCAGAAATATGAGGGCGGGCTGAAACACGAGCTCCGCCGCTTTATTGTACCTTTCCGGATCAAGGAGTTCCCAGTTTTAGTGGAGCAGGCAAAGGCCGTAAAGCAGCTGGAAATGGGGCCCAACAAAGGGGCTCGACCACAGAAGACGACCTCTGATTTACGGCAGCAAAAGAAGCCGTATGATAGGCCACATAGGTCGGCTAGGAAACTACAGTGCTACAACTGTGGTGGGGAGCATTATCAAAGGGATTGTCCAAAACCCTCAGGCAGTtctagtggtggtggtggtagcacTTGCAAGTGCTACGTTTGTGATCAGACGGGCCATTTTGCACGGCACTGCCCGAATAAGAAACTAGCTGGAGGTGCACCAGCGAAGAAACCAGTAGGGGATCGACCTAGAGCCCCTGGTCGTGTTTTTGCCTTGACGACTACCGAGGTCGCCCAGCCAGGTAACTTAGTACAAACCACTTGCTTGTTATTTAACCATGAGGTTGTTGTGTTGTATGACTCGGGAGCTACCCATTCATTCGTATCCaatgaatgtgtgaggaggATCGGTTTAGTGATGCGAGAGCTGGCGTGCAAGTTGATAGTCGCGACACCAACATCtggagaggtatccaccacgTTTGTTTGTGTGGGATGCCCTATAGAGGTGGCAGGCCGCAGGTTCAAGGTCAATCTCATATGCTTACCAATGGAGGGGTTAGATGTCATTCTGGGTATGGATTGGTTGGCCAGCAACCATGTGGTGATTGATTGTGGGCAACGTAGGGTGGTGTTTCCAGATGCAGAAGGACTGGAATTGATATCATCCAATCAGGCAGAGAAAGAGATTGAGGCAGGGGCTACATGTTTTATGATAGTAGCTCAGATGGAGAAGAAGAGTACTGCAGAGAAGATTAGTTTGATTCCTGTGGTAGATGAATATGCCGATGTCTTCCCTAATGAAATCCCAGAGTTACCACCAagcagggatgtggatttcaccattgatctcatccctggGGCTGGCCCAGTATTTATGGCACCATATCGGATGGCACCAGCTGAGTTGGCGGAGCTGAAGAAGTAG